In the genome of Quercus robur chromosome 3, dhQueRobu3.1, whole genome shotgun sequence, one region contains:
- the LOC126719778 gene encoding uncharacterized protein LOC126719778, with amino-acid sequence MATPISTATPISTSTIDHPLLQKPRKKQLYLRLNNHPCYFTTSSCSDRISILSQPIHQTQPNKKSKCSGRISILSQPVHQTQPNKNPKAAPGSSSPTTQPIPTRSSPSSSPSHQLAPNPSPNSSSASNRSSSPWSAKTSPQLNRWSPQRGRPGSEIPA; translated from the coding sequence ATGGCCACACCAATCTCCACGGCCACACCAATCTCCACCTCCACTATCGACCACCCACTCCTACAGAAACCCAGAAAAAAGCAGCTGTATCTCCGGCTCAACAACCACCCTTGCTACTTCACCACCAGCTCATGCTCCGACCGTATCTCCATCCTCTCCCAACCCATacaccaaacccaacccaacaaaaaatccaaatgCTCCGGCCGTATCTCCATCCTCTCCCAACCCGTACACCAAACCCAACCTAACAAAAATCCAAAGGCGGCTCCTGGCTCTTCGTCTCCCACGACCCAGCCGATCCCGACTCGGTCATCTCCCTCCTCTTCCCCGAGTCACCAACTCGCTCCGAACCCGAGTCCGAACTCGTCCTCCGCTTCGAACCGCTCATCGTCGCCGTGGAGTGCAAAGACCTCGCCTCAGCTCAATCGCTGGTCTCCACAGCGAGGTCGGCCGGGTTCAGAGATTCCGGCATAA
- the LOC126718371 gene encoding sufE-like protein 2, chloroplastic, with translation MVSGLTTTTLSLSSSSFLFGFSSLKFSQRTRLKFIDNVNERKFTFAPLKCIRVSGFDSCSASTATEAPLAPSSELVSDKLHRLATEFRALHEPIDRVKRLLHYAAILPPADESRTRAPENRVTGCTTQVWVEAELDESGRVRFRADSDSEISKGFCSCLIYVLDGADPEEVAMVKADDLSDLNVGLHGKSHSRVNTWHNVLVAMQKRAKALLPQQPQSCRGY, from the exons ATGGTATCTGGtctaacaacaacaacactttctctttcttcatcatcttttttgtttggttttagtTCCCTGAAATTTTCGCAGCGAACTAGGTTGAAGTTTATAGACAACGTGAACGAAAGAAAATTCACGTTCGCGCCTTTGAAATGCATTCGCGTATCGGGTTTCGATTCGTGCTCCGCCTCGACGGCGACGGAGGCTCCGTTAGCTCCGTCGTCGGAGCTGGTGTCCGACAAGCTCCACCGCCTGGCGACGGAGTTCAGGGCCCTGCACGAGCCAATCGACCGGGTGAAGCGGCTGCTGCACTACGCGGCGATTCTTCCTCCGGCGGACGAGTCGAGGACTCGGGCGCCGGAGAACCGGGTCACGGGGTGCACGACCCAGGTGTGGGTGGAGGCCGAGTTGGAcgagtcgggtcgggttcggttCCGGGCCGACAGCGACTCGGAGATTTCCAAAGGGTTCTGCTCGTGCTTGATTTACGTGCTGGACGGGGCGGATCCGGAGGAGGTGGCCATGGTCAAGGCCGACGACTTGTCGGATTTGAACGTGGGCTTGCACGGCAAGTCGCATTCTAGAGTCAACACGTGGCACAATGTCCTCGTTGCTATGCAAAAGAGGGCCAAGGCTTTGCTTCCACAACAACCTCAG AGTTGCAGGGGGTATTAA